The nucleotide sequence CTGAAAGTGAATACGCCCTCTCTTACGCGCATTGCTGCCACTCTAGAACGTTTCGGCTACGCCATTACGGCGCAGTTCAGTGGGGTTGGTGAGCTGGGAGAAAACGAGCAGGATCGGTATGACGCCTTGCTGAAATACCTAAGTCTGTAAGTAAGGGCTAGGGTGCGCAACTCCGTTTTTTTTATTTGGGTGATGCTGCTCTTTGTCGCTGTTGTGCTTGGCGCTGCCCCTAAATCAGTGGCGGCCTCTCCTGACTCCACTACCCAAGCCCTGCTAGCATGCCCAGGTTACACAGCAGTACGGGTAGTGAAACTGCTGTTTGTTGGCAACGAGGTAACCAAGGAGCGTACGTTGCGCGCTGAGCTAGATTTCCAGGAAGGCGACACCCTATCTACTTCCAGTTTAGGCCGCCGGATAGAAGCGAATCGACGCCGTCTTTTCAATCTGCAGTTGTTCCATCAAGTGCTGACGGAAGTACTGTGCCAGGACGGGAGCCTAACCATCCTTTTCAATTTCCAAGAGCGGTGGTACACGTTCCCTGTTCCTATCCTCTCCATTGCCGACCGTAACTTCCGATCCTGGGCCGACCGCCCTGACCGCTGGCGACGAGTGGACTACGGCGTTCATTTGACCCGCAAAAATTTCCGAGGCCGCAACGAAGAAGTGCGAGCAAATCTGCAACTGGGTTTCAACCGGAAGTATGAGCTTTTCTATGAAGCGCCCGGCTACGGCCGCCGTCGGCGGATAGGATTAGGGGTAGGAGGTTCCTACTACCGGGCCCGAGCTCTGGATTATACCACCCTGCAGGACCGGCTTGTAGCATTTCGCCCAGTAAATGGGTTTCCTATTGAGCGGCGCTACGTTACGGCAGGTTTGCGGTGGCGCCGTACCGTACGGTTGCTTGCAGCTTTTGATGTTAGCTACCACCAAGAATCGATATCTGATTCTGTAAACCTGCTTAACCCCACCTACTACCTAGGCCGTACCCAACGGGATTATGTGGAACTTGGTCTAAGTGGGGTTTTCAACCAGCGTAACACCTTTGCTTATCCGCTCACGGGGTATTACGCGCAAGCGCAAGTGGTTTATCGGCGTTTCGCTGATGCAGCAGCCCCCCCACAACTGCTGGTCCGTACGCGCTACGCCCGCTACGTCGCTCTTGGTGGCCCTTTCTACTACAGCGGGGCAGTACAAGGCCAATTGCGTTTCAGTCGTCGCTTGTCTTATGCCGACAACCGAGCCCTTGGTTATGAGGCTTTGGTCCGTGGCTATGACCCTTATGTAGTGGATGGCCGACATTATGCGCTTGTGCAACAAGGGGTGTCGTACCGTCTGTTTGATGCGGGACAAGTGCAGCTCCAAAACGTTGCTAACCCTAAGATCAACAACATCCCTCTCGTGCTGTATTTAAATACCTTTACCGACGCCGGTTACGTAAGCACGCCTTCGGTTGTAGCTGGCAACCGGCTTCCAGGTCGCCTGTTAGCTTCTGCTGGAGTGGGAGTACACCTCGTCACGTACTACGACCGGGTACTGACGTTGGAATACGCCCGCACCGTGCGCGGTCAAGGAGGCTTCTTTTTTCGTTTCGAATTTCCCATTTGATTTTGCTGCCTGCTCTGCGCAGGTTAAGATTCTGTTATGAAAATCGCCATTCTAGGGAAACCTTTCGAAGACGCAAGCTTGCCCTTTGTGCAAAACTTGTTGGATGATCTTGCACGCCGGCAAACCGATATTCTGATAGTCGAGTCTTTTCATAGCTACCTGACAGAGCGCTTGCAGCTACCAACCGGAGTTAGCACCTTTCATAGGGGCGACTCGTTGCGTGGGGTGCAGTTTGTGCTCAGTATCGGAGGGGATGGCACTCTGTTAGATACCGTTACCTATGTTGGTAGCCTACAAATTCCAATCCTAGGAATTCACACGGGGCGCTTGGGCTTTCTTGCCACTGTCACGCCAGACCGTATTGCTCAAGCCATGGACGCTCTATTCAAAGGGCACTTTGTGTTGGAGGAACGCAGTCTAATACGCGTTGAAACGGATCCAGACGCATTTGGAGGTGTCAATTTTGGGCTCAATGAGTTCAGCATCCTCAAGCGCGATACTTCCTCTATGATAGTGGTGCACACGTATATCGATGGAGAATATCTAAACTCGTACTGGGCCGATGGCCTTGTGGTAGCGACCCCCACTGGCTCCACAGGCTACTCGCTTAGCTGTGGGGGCCCGGTTATGCTACCCCAGACAAACAATTTTATCATTGCTCCCGTATGCCCTCACAATCTTAACGTACGTCCTTTAGTTGTGTCGGATCAGAGCGTGATTTCTTTCGAAATAGAGGGTAGAAGCAACCAGTTTTTACTTTCTCTCGATTCCAGATCTGTTGCTGTTGATGCAGGAGTACAAATTGCTGTTCGCCGGGAGAGTTTCAATGCTCGCTTAGTAAAATTCAATCATGTCAACTTCTTGAGCACCCTAAGAAGCAAGTTAAATTGGGGTTTAGACAAGCGTAATCCAGCCGGAATTCCAATTTAGTAGATATACTTTTTCCGCTATTTGTTTTTTTAGTTCCCCATATCTTCTACTTTTGTTGCTGACTGTTACTGGGTTTCCCCGAAATCAGACATCTCTCTTTGCTATTCCTAACTCTCGCTCCAATATGAAGCAATTTTTCACCTACACTCTTACGCTGCTATTGGCCTTGGTGCTATTAGCTCCCGCGGCGGATGCTCAGCAATTCACTAAGCGGAAGCAGTATAATTCAGTAGGCGTGACGCTAACGGCTATGAACTATTTTGGTGATATCACGCCAAAGCCCAGCATTCCAAGCTTACGTTTTGGAGCAACTCGTCCCAATCTTGGCGTTACCTTTACCCACCGTTTCACGCCTCGTATTTCCGCTCGTGCTGGTCTCAGCTATGGCCGCATCACTGGGGATGACAGCAAAGCTGCCGATCAGAATGATCCGGATGCAAAATATCGTTATAACCGCAACATGAATTTTCGCAATGACATTGCTGAACTATCTGCTGTTGCTATTTTTGACCTGATTCCAAACCGAAATAACTATATCAAACGTCCGGACTTCGTTCCTTATGTGTTTGCTGGAGTAGCAGGTTACACTGGCAATCCAAAGGGACTCAACAGTAGTGACAACTATGTGGCGTTACAGCCTTTGCGGACTGAAGGTGTAGAGTATAATCGGGGTGGTATTGCCATTCCCTTTGGCCTCGGAGCCCGTTATAAGCTCAACAAAAGCTTTGATCTTGGTTTTGAAATAGGCTTCCGTAAAACGTTTAATGACTATCTTGACGACGTAAGCACCAAATATGTATCTGATCCTAGTCAGCTTGCTTCTGGCGATGCATTCTATTTTGGATGGGATATCACTGGCGGCTCAGGTACTGGCTTAGATGGTACTTGGAACCAGAACGACCAAAGAGGTTACCAGCGCGGCAAGGATAACGAAGACGACTGGTATGTACAAGCTGGCTTCACCCTCAACTACATTCTCGCTCCGCGCGTTAAAAGCCCCAAATTCCGCTAATCAGCCTAGGCTGGTTAGTGTTCATCTACAATCAGTCTAATGACAAAAGTGAAACTCTCCAAAACACTCCTTGCTTGCTTAGTGCAAGTAGGGAGTGTTTTTTTTGCCCAATCTGCTGCCGCTCAGTATACCAGCGAAATAGGTGTAGGATTAGGCGGGCTAGTGTACAAAGGTGAAGTATCTCCCAACTACCAGTTCGAGAATAACCGTCCAGCTATCACGGCCTTTTACCGCAGGGATATTTCGGCACCTATAACGTTACGTGGAGCGCTCCTAGCAGGTATGTTACGGGCTTCTGATGGCAACGTGGAAGGTATAACCGGTAATGGGGCTCCTTTGTCTGCTTACCGGCAGGCTAATATGAAAGGCGACTTGTATGAGGCCTCAGCAGTAGTGGAGTACAACTTTTTCGATTACCACTATCGCAAAGCCAAAGTGCATTTCACACCTTATGTCTTTGTAGGAATAGCAGGGTATCTGGCCAACGTTAAAACGGCAACCAACAATGCTGCTTTGCCTTCCCTCAACCAAAGCGGTACCATGCTTGGAGTGTCAGTGCCAGCTGGGTTTGGCTTCAAGTATGCACTTTCCAACCGATGGAACTTAGGGTTAGAGGCTGGTGCCCGGAAGGTATTCAGCGATAAGCTTGACCATATTGATGGTAAGAGCAGTGGGCAGACCGATTTAGTTGGGAATCCCAATGATCAGGATTGGTACTTCTTCAATGGTATCAGTATCTCATACACTTTCTATAAAATCAATTGCCCTCCTCAGTACAAGGAGAATCCTAAGCTGCTACGCTAAGCAACTGGATTAGACGGATTGAAATGCAACCATTTGCGTAACTTGCGGCCTCTTTACGCAAAAAGTGCTCATGGCCGTCCGGTCCGAAATTGATCCACAGAATATTCCCGCGCACGTTGCCGTCATAATGGACGGCAATGGCCGCTGGGCAAAGCAAAAGGGCGGCCTCCGCATCTTTGGGCACCAAAGTGCTATCACTGCTGTACGCGAAACAGTGGAGGTTGCTGCCGAGATAGGTGTGCGCTACCTTACGTTGTACGCTTTTTCCACTGAAAACTGGTCGAGGCCAGCGCATGAGGTTACGGCCTTGATGCAGTTGCTGGTTCACACCATTCGGAAGGAAACGCCTACACTATTAAAGAATAGTATTCGTTTACAAGCCATCGGTCAGACTGAGAGCTTGCCGGCTTCTTGCCAACGTGAGTTGGCAGAGGCCATGGAATTAACCAAGGCGGGTTCACGGATGACGTTGGTTCTAGCACTTAGCTATAGCGGGCGTTGGGATCTAACGCAAGCGGCTCGTAAGCTGGCTGCCGATGTAGCCTCTGGACAGCTACGCGCCGAAGATGTGCAGGAAAACACGATTGCGGGTTATTTGGCAACGGCAGGCATGCCTGATCCTGAACTATTAATCCGTACTAGTGGTGAGCAGCGGATAAGTAACTTTCTGCTTTGGCAGCTTGCGTACACTGAACTGTACATCACTGATTTACTGTGGCCTGACTTCCGCCGAACTCATTTTGAGGAGGCTGTACGGGCGTATCAACGCCGGGAACGGCGATTTGGGAAGACAAGTGAGCAGCTAACTGTTTCGTAAGGTTTCGAATAACGTAATGAATTTATTCTTGCACACGCTGGGCCGAGTGGCCATAGTACTCACGCTGGGTGTGGCAATGCCACTTGTTGGCTTTGCTCAAGCAACGGCTCCTGCAGCAAAGGGCGACGAGCCAAAGCGCTACGAGTTGGGCGGTATTACAATTAGCGGTGCACGCTATCTAGACTCCAATACTCTTATTGGGCTGACTGGGTTGCGTGTGGGTGACCCTATTTCTTTGCCGGGCGAGGAAATAGGCAAAGCAATCCGTAAAGTTTGGGAGCAAGGTATTCTTGGTGACGTAAGTGTTTCGGTTACCCGAATAGATGGCAATCGTATTTTTCTGGACTTCAACCTCAAGGAGCGTCCTCGCTTATCAAAGTTCGAATTCTCGGGCATTGGCAAAAGCCAAGCTGACGATCTAAAGAACAAGATCAAGCTGATTCGGGGCAAAGTTGTGACGGATGCGTTGCTGAGTAACACCAGAACACAAGTGCGTAAGTTCTACACCAACAAAGGCTTCTTGGATGCCAAGGTGAACATCGTGCAGGTGCCTGATTCCAGCTTATCGAACAGCGTAGTGCTGAAGATAAACGTTGACAAGGGAGGCAAGAGCAAGATTCGAGAAATTGCCTTCGAAGGCAATGAGGCATTCAAGGACAGCAAGCTGAAAGGCAAGTTCAAGAAAACGAAAGAAAAGAAATTCCCTAAAATTCTGAATTCCGGTAAATTCCAACGGGTGGAGTTCGAGGAAGACAAGCAGAAGCTTGTTGATTTCTATAACGCGCAAGGCTACCGTGATGCGGTAGTAGTATCGGACACGCTTATTCGGAATGGAGAGGCTCTGGAACTGCGCGTGCGTGTGGATGAAGGCCCAAAGTATTACTTCCGAAACATCAGTTGGGCTGGTAATTACTTGTATGACGACAAGACACTAGCTTCAGTGCTTGGAATCAAAGAAGGCAGCGTGTACAGCAAAGAAACGTTGGACAAGCGCCTGAATTACAACCCTACGGGTCAGGATATCACCTCGCTCTACATGAACGATGGATATCTGTTTTTCTCTATCGACCCAGTGGAAACTAAAGTGGAAGGCGACTCAATTGATATTGAGATGCGCATCACTGAAGGGGTCCAGGCGCGCATCAAGGAGGTTAATATTTCCGGCAACACGAAGACCACCGACCATGTGTTGCGACGAGAGTTGCGCACGCTACCCGGTGACAAGTTTAACCGCGAACTGCTGATTCGTTCACAGCGTGAAATATCCACTTTGGGCTACTTTGACCCTGAGAAAGTGGGTATCAACCCCGTGCCTAACCAAGCAGACGGTACGGTGGACATCAACTACACAGTAGTGGAAAAGCCTTCCGACCAAATTACGCTTTCGGGTGGATGGGGCGGATATGCGGGCTTTATTGGTACAGTAGGTCTGGTATTCAATAACTTTTCTCTGCGCAAGGCCAAGGATTTCCGCAACTGGACCCCCGTACCAGCTGGCGACGGACAGCGAATTGCTTTGAACGTGCAGGCTAACGGATTACAGTACCAGGCGTATTCCTTTTCGTTCACTGAGCCTTGGTTGGGCGGCCGTAAGCCCAATTCTCTATCGTTTAGCTTGAACCGCAGCATCAACCGGTTGACCTACGGCAGCACGTTTGATGTAGAGAACGGAAGCTTTATCAAAAGCAATACCGCTTCTCTGAGCTTAGGCCGTCGGTTGCGTTGGCCAGATGACTACTTCACGCTGAGTAACTCATTGGCTGTAACGCAGTATGAGACGCAGAACTATCAGTTGTTCGAGAATTTCCAGAACGGTATTGCCACGAACATCACGCTGAACACCACACTGTCGCGCAATAGCATTGACAATCCAACTTACACGCGGCGTGGTTCCTCGTTGGCGTTGAGCGTAAACCTCACTCCACCTTACTCGGCTATCAAAGGCGCGCACCCCAATAGCAATGAGTGGGTCGAGTTCCACAAGTGGATGTTTGATGCCTCGTGGTTTACCCCAATCGCAGGTAAGTTGGTGCTGAACACTCGGGCTCACTTCGGTTTCATCGGTACTTATAATAGTAGCCGTCAGATAGGACCGTTCGAGCGTTTCAAGCTAGGAGGCTCAGGTTTGGCCGCTGGTGGCAGCCAAAACTTTGCGGTAGGTACCGAATACGTAGGCTTGCGCGGCTATGCTGATCCGAACGATGCAAACGCTATACCTACAGCCCAGCAAAATCAGAACGGCGGCGCAGTTTATAATAAGTATGTAATGGAGCTGCGTTATCCGGTGTCGCTGAACCCAGCCGCGACGGTTTATGTTCTTAGTTTCGCAGAGGCCGGCAATGCATTCAATAGCTACACCGATTATAATCCCTATAAACTGTACCGTTCGGTTGGGGTAGGAGCCCGGATTTTTATGTCGGCATTCGGTTTGCTAGGGTTTGATTACGGCCGTGCATTTGACGCTGTTCCGCGCACAAGCACTAACCAGACTGCTCAAGACCGTAACCAATTCCACTTCATCATCGGTCAGCAAATCCGCTAATAGCGGCAAGCGAGGGCCGGACTATCACACTGCTGCTATGAAAAAAATGTTTTCCGCCCTAGCTGCTCTGCTGGTGCTTTTAGCTGCAAGCAATCCACTTGCAGCGCAGAAGTTTGGCTACGTCGACTCCGAGTACATCATGAGCAAGATGCCGGAGTATGCGCAGGCTCAAACCGAACTGAACAACTTGTCGCAGAACTGGCAAAAAGATATTGAGAGCCAGAAGAAGGACTTGGATAAGTTGTATCGTACCTATCAAGCGGAGGAGGTTCTATTGACCGAGCCGATGAAGAAGAAGCGTCAGGATGAAATCCTGAAAAAAGAGCAGGATGTTAAGGCTTACCAGAACAAAATTTTCGGCTACGAAGGTCAGCTGTTCAAAAAGCGTCAGGAGTTGACTAAACCGGTACAGGACCGCGTTTTTGAAGGCATTGAAAAGGTGGCTAAGAAAAAGCAGTTAGCCATCATGTTCGACAAATCGGGTGACCTGACTATGCTGTACACCAACCCTGTGCATGACTACACGGAATTTGTATTGGAAGAATTGGGTTTAGCTTCTGAAGACAAAAACCAAACAGCACAGAAAGGCAGCGTTAAAACTGTATCTGTACCAAAGACACCGGCCGGCGACGAACCGCAGGCTGACGAAGCCAAAGAAAGCGCTACACCTGCTACTCGTCCTACTCGGCAGCCAGCTACCCGTCCGGCAAGCCGAAAAAACTAACTTTGCAACATCAACCTTCTCAGCCGTTTCTCTTTTAATGACTATCATGAACATGTTCCGCGTTGCATTGGCTGCGGCCGCCCTTTCTTTCACGTCGGCCACAGTTGCGCTAGCGCAGGCTCCTACCACTGCGGGTGCTGCTGCACCTGCTGTTGCCAGCGGTCCATTAAAAATCGGATACACCAGTGTGGAGTACGTGCTTAGCCAAATGCCTGAGAGCCGGCAGATAGAGGCTGACTTGAAAGCATACAGCACGCAACTTGAAAACCAGCTGAAAAGCAAGTACGCCGACTATCAGGGCAAAGCCGAAGCATACCAGAAAGGCGCTGCTACAATGACTGACGTAGTGAAAGCCGATAAAGAAAAGGAACTCACTACTATGCAGCAGTCCATCCAAGAGTTTCAGCGTTCTGCTGATCAGAACCTTCAGCAGAAGCAGCAGACTTTGCTGAAACCGGCTCTAGACAAACTGCAAAAAACGATTGATGCTGTAGCCAACGAGAATGGTTACACCTACGTGCTGAACTCCGATGGAGCAAGCCCCGTACTGTTGCACGGCCCTAAAGAAGGCGACATATCAGACTTGGTGTTGAAAAAGATGGGCGTAACGCCTGGCGCCAACGCTGCCGCTGCTGCACCCAAGGTGAGTGCTCCGGCTGCAACTCCTGTGTCAAACACTGCTGCGAGTAAGACTAAAGTGAAAACCAAAAAGTAAGGCTTAATTTGCCTGTTCATTTGGCCAGACAAGCCGGGACGTATAGTCCCGGCTTTCTTGTTTAAGGGCTTCTTCTCTTTGTATATGACCCAGCTTGATCCCTCCGACGAAGAGCTATTACCAGCAGTACCCCTAGAAGAAGACGAGGCGGAGGCTGGTGATGAGCTGTATGAGCATCACCGCATTTCAGTAAGCCGTAAACAAGACTTATTGCGGCTCGACAAATATTTGCTGCGCCAACTGCCTCATACCTCGCGCACCAAGATTCAAAATGCTATTCTGGCAGAAGCGGTGCAGGTGAATGACCGGCCCGTCAAGTCCAGCTACCGTATCAAGCCTGGCGACGTAATTACTATTACCCTGCCTGAACCACCCATTGATTATCGGGTATTGCCTGAACCGATGGACCTCGACATCCGATATGAGGATGAGGCCTTGTTGATGGTGAACAAGCCTGCTGGTATGGTAGTGCACCCAGCGTATGGCAACTGGCATGGTACGCTAGTAAACGGGCTAACCCATCATCTCAATAATCTCCCTACAGGCCGCAACGGTGAGATACGCCCAGGACTTATTCACCGCAT is from Hymenobacter tibetensis and encodes:
- a CDS encoding POTRA domain-containing protein, producing MLLFVAVVLGAAPKSVAASPDSTTQALLACPGYTAVRVVKLLFVGNEVTKERTLRAELDFQEGDTLSTSSLGRRIEANRRRLFNLQLFHQVLTEVLCQDGSLTILFNFQERWYTFPVPILSIADRNFRSWADRPDRWRRVDYGVHLTRKNFRGRNEEVRANLQLGFNRKYELFYEAPGYGRRRRIGLGVGGSYYRARALDYTTLQDRLVAFRPVNGFPIERRYVTAGLRWRRTVRLLAAFDVSYHQESISDSVNLLNPTYYLGRTQRDYVELGLSGVFNQRNTFAYPLTGYYAQAQVVYRRFADAAAPPQLLVRTRYARYVALGGPFYYSGAVQGQLRFSRRLSYADNRALGYEALVRGYDPYVVDGRHYALVQQGVSYRLFDAGQVQLQNVANPKINNIPLVLYLNTFTDAGYVSTPSVVAGNRLPGRLLASAGVGVHLVTYYDRVLTLEYARTVRGQGGFFFRFEFPI
- a CDS encoding NAD kinase — translated: MKIAILGKPFEDASLPFVQNLLDDLARRQTDILIVESFHSYLTERLQLPTGVSTFHRGDSLRGVQFVLSIGGDGTLLDTVTYVGSLQIPILGIHTGRLGFLATVTPDRIAQAMDALFKGHFVLEERSLIRVETDPDAFGGVNFGLNEFSILKRDTSSMIVVHTYIDGEYLNSYWADGLVVATPTGSTGYSLSCGGPVMLPQTNNFIIAPVCPHNLNVRPLVVSDQSVISFEIEGRSNQFLLSLDSRSVAVDAGVQIAVRRESFNARLVKFNHVNFLSTLRSKLNWGLDKRNPAGIPI
- a CDS encoding DUF6089 family protein, coding for MKQFFTYTLTLLLALVLLAPAADAQQFTKRKQYNSVGVTLTAMNYFGDITPKPSIPSLRFGATRPNLGVTFTHRFTPRISARAGLSYGRITGDDSKAADQNDPDAKYRYNRNMNFRNDIAELSAVAIFDLIPNRNNYIKRPDFVPYVFAGVAGYTGNPKGLNSSDNYVALQPLRTEGVEYNRGGIAIPFGLGARYKLNKSFDLGFEIGFRKTFNDYLDDVSTKYVSDPSQLASGDAFYFGWDITGGSGTGLDGTWNQNDQRGYQRGKDNEDDWYVQAGFTLNYILAPRVKSPKFR
- the porG gene encoding type IX secretion system protein PorG, which gives rise to MTKVKLSKTLLACLVQVGSVFFAQSAAAQYTSEIGVGLGGLVYKGEVSPNYQFENNRPAITAFYRRDISAPITLRGALLAGMLRASDGNVEGITGNGAPLSAYRQANMKGDLYEASAVVEYNFFDYHYRKAKVHFTPYVFVGIAGYLANVKTATNNAALPSLNQSGTMLGVSVPAGFGFKYALSNRWNLGLEAGARKVFSDKLDHIDGKSSGQTDLVGNPNDQDWYFFNGISISYTFYKINCPPQYKENPKLLR
- a CDS encoding isoprenyl transferase encodes the protein MAVRSEIDPQNIPAHVAVIMDGNGRWAKQKGGLRIFGHQSAITAVRETVEVAAEIGVRYLTLYAFSTENWSRPAHEVTALMQLLVHTIRKETPTLLKNSIRLQAIGQTESLPASCQRELAEAMELTKAGSRMTLVLALSYSGRWDLTQAARKLAADVASGQLRAEDVQENTIAGYLATAGMPDPELLIRTSGEQRISNFLLWQLAYTELYITDLLWPDFRRTHFEEAVRAYQRRERRFGKTSEQLTVS
- the bamA gene encoding outer membrane protein assembly factor BamA gives rise to the protein MNLFLHTLGRVAIVLTLGVAMPLVGFAQATAPAAKGDEPKRYELGGITISGARYLDSNTLIGLTGLRVGDPISLPGEEIGKAIRKVWEQGILGDVSVSVTRIDGNRIFLDFNLKERPRLSKFEFSGIGKSQADDLKNKIKLIRGKVVTDALLSNTRTQVRKFYTNKGFLDAKVNIVQVPDSSLSNSVVLKINVDKGGKSKIREIAFEGNEAFKDSKLKGKFKKTKEKKFPKILNSGKFQRVEFEEDKQKLVDFYNAQGYRDAVVVSDTLIRNGEALELRVRVDEGPKYYFRNISWAGNYLYDDKTLASVLGIKEGSVYSKETLDKRLNYNPTGQDITSLYMNDGYLFFSIDPVETKVEGDSIDIEMRITEGVQARIKEVNISGNTKTTDHVLRRELRTLPGDKFNRELLIRSQREISTLGYFDPEKVGINPVPNQADGTVDINYTVVEKPSDQITLSGGWGGYAGFIGTVGLVFNNFSLRKAKDFRNWTPVPAGDGQRIALNVQANGLQYQAYSFSFTEPWLGGRKPNSLSFSLNRSINRLTYGSTFDVENGSFIKSNTASLSLGRRLRWPDDYFTLSNSLAVTQYETQNYQLFENFQNGIATNITLNTTLSRNSIDNPTYTRRGSSLALSVNLTPPYSAIKGAHPNSNEWVEFHKWMFDASWFTPIAGKLVLNTRAHFGFIGTYNSSRQIGPFERFKLGGSGLAAGGSQNFAVGTEYVGLRGYADPNDANAIPTAQQNQNGGAVYNKYVMELRYPVSLNPAATVYVLSFAEAGNAFNSYTDYNPYKLYRSVGVGARIFMSAFGLLGFDYGRAFDAVPRTSTNQTAQDRNQFHFIIGQQIR
- a CDS encoding OmpH family outer membrane protein, with the translated sequence MKKMFSALAALLVLLAASNPLAAQKFGYVDSEYIMSKMPEYAQAQTELNNLSQNWQKDIESQKKDLDKLYRTYQAEEVLLTEPMKKKRQDEILKKEQDVKAYQNKIFGYEGQLFKKRQELTKPVQDRVFEGIEKVAKKKQLAIMFDKSGDLTMLYTNPVHDYTEFVLEELGLASEDKNQTAQKGSVKTVSVPKTPAGDEPQADEAKESATPATRPTRQPATRPASRKN
- a CDS encoding OmpH family outer membrane protein, whose protein sequence is MNMFRVALAAAALSFTSATVALAQAPTTAGAAAPAVASGPLKIGYTSVEYVLSQMPESRQIEADLKAYSTQLENQLKSKYADYQGKAEAYQKGAATMTDVVKADKEKELTTMQQSIQEFQRSADQNLQQKQQTLLKPALDKLQKTIDAVANENGYTYVLNSDGASPVLLHGPKEGDISDLVLKKMGVTPGANAAAAAPKVSAPAATPVSNTAASKTKVKTKK